Proteins from a single region of Bombus vancouverensis nearcticus chromosome 5, iyBomVanc1_principal, whole genome shotgun sequence:
- the botv gene encoding tripeptidyl-peptidase 2 isoform X1, whose translation MIIYNTMGGSIFEILPLYHQNGSGREICHWITHIKLSRIIMLTSAVLFIVPLFTHYYLSKVESDSPDKDIYRTFSTLEAFEDFTPMKASQLKMRIEEMLRIKVSVNNELRDLSAKRQRLQIEVSSLTQRIDELKQELLHQQTDLDRLKISVEQAQVAQREAVERNTPELAPPKRILMNSIPVVLPSTIPHLCRMYNCFDHSRCALTSGFPVYLYDPDQYSVVNSGWDVDGFLKTTIKQTLGYNPHLTTNAAEACIYIVLIGEALSTQQNVDKKFRKPIDVRKLHALPYWGGDGRNHILLNLARRDLSVESGDIFSGVDTGRAIIVQSTFFRNQFREGFDLVVPPILGPPGGDVWQECAQMLPARRKYLLSFQGEMRSPRTATMTHQIDDADVDMERLTVDENNLDAFIIQHLKDMSIGLTLDKFFIQFECIPASEEKNLIEILDWSLCGTDSSRKAILKESTFTLILAPSNASFVTTSSMQARLYEALRSGSIPVFLGGDQILLSYSEVISWRRAAIFLPKARVTEMHFLLRAVLDTDLLSMRRQGRLIWERYLSTAQGAVDTIIAVIRDRLGIPPLPAPQTASPSVFNESFVPLKSDTIIAEPEAEESLGPLEPPYPSPAFKRNYTTMLLQGHEIWNDWVDPFYLYPQLPFDTVLPSDAKFLGSEMGFRPIGKGAGGAGKEFSEALGGNYPREQFTIVMLTYEREQVLINSLARLYGLPYLNKVLIVWNSPKPPMEDLKWPDIGVPIHVIKAPRNSLNNRFLPFDAIETEAVLSVDDDAHLRHDEIMFGFRVWREHRDRVVGFPGRFHAWDQNYHNAWNYNSNYSCELSMVLTGAAFIHKHYTYLYTHWLPQAIRDKVDEYMNCEDIAMNFLISHLTRKPPVKVTSRWTFRCPGCPVSLSEDDTHFQERHKCINFFSQVFGYMPLLNTQYRADSILFKTRIPHDKQKCFKFI comes from the exons ATGATAATCTATAACACGATGGGAGGAAGTATATTTGAAATACTTCCATTGTACCATCAAAATGGAAGTGGCAGAGAAATTTGTCATTGGATAACACATATCAAATTATCTAGAATTATAATGTTAACATCCGCTGTTTTATTCATTGTACCATTATTTACTCACTATTATTTATCAAAG gtGGAATCTGACTCTCCAGATAAAGACATTTATCGTACATTTTCCACACTGGAAGCTTTTGAAGATTTTACTCCTATGAAAGCTTCTCAGTTGAAGATGAGAATAGAGGAGATGCTACGTATTAAAGTTTCTGTAAATAATGAGCTTAGAGATTTGAGTGCAAAGAGACAAAGACTTCAGATCGAAGTTAGTAGCTTAACTCAAAGAATTGATGAATTAAAACAGGAATTATTACACCAGCAAACAGATCTCGATAGATTAAAGATCAGTGTTGAACAAGCACAAGTAGCTCAAAGAGAAGCAGTGGAAAGAAATACACCAGAATTGGCTCCACCCAAACGTATTTTAATGAATTCTATTCCTGTAGTATTACCTAGCACAATTCCACATTTGTGTAGAATGTATAATTGTTTTGACCACAGTCGATGTGCATTGACTAGTGGTTTTCCAGTATACTTGTATGATCCTGATCAGTATTCTGTAGTAAATTCTGGATGGGATGTTGATGGATTTTTGAAAACTACCATAAAACAAACCTTAG GATACAATCCGCATCTTACTACAAATGCAGCCGAAGCTTGTATATACATAGTTCTTATAGGAGAAGCTCTCTCTACTCAACAAAATGTAGATAAAAAATTTCGTAAACCTATAGATGTAAGAAAATTACATGCACTCCCTTATTGGGGCGGAGATGGCAGAAATCATATTTTGTTAAACCTAGCACGTAGAGATCTGTCTGTAGAATCTGGAGATATTTTTAGTGGAGTAGATACAGGGAGAGCCATAATAGTCCAATCCACGTTCTTTAGAAATCAATTTCGCGAAGGTTTTGATTTAGTTGTTCCTCCAATTTTGGGACCTCCGGGTGGCGACGTGTGGCAAGAATGTGCACAAATGTTGCCAgcaagaagaaaatatttattatcctTTCAAGGAGAGATGAGATCTCCAAGAACGGCTACCATGACACATCAAATTGATGATGCAGATGTAGATATGGAAAGGCTAACAGTCgatgaaaataatttagatgCTTTTATTATTCAACATCTTAAAGATATGAGTATAGGATTAACATtggataaatttttcattcagTTTGAATGTATACCAGCCTCTGAGGAgaaaaatttaatagaaatactTGATTGGTCTCTGTGTGGAACCGATTCCTCGAGGAAAGCTATACTGAAAGAATCAACATTTACTTTAATTTTAGCTCCTAGCAATGCCTCGTTTGTAACTACTTCATCTATGCAGGCTAGATTATATGAAGCATTGCGATCGGGATCTATTCCAGTTTTTTTAGGTGGCGATCAAATTTTATTAAGTTACAGTGAAGTTATTAGCTGGCGCCGAGCTGCTATCTTCTTGCCAAAG GCTAGGGTAACAGAAATGCATTTTCTATTACGTGCCGTTCTCGACACTGATCTTTTAAGTATGCGTAGACAAGGCAGATTAATATGGGAACGTTATTTAAGTACTGCTCAAGGTGCTGTAGATactattatagctgtaattaggGACCGACTCGGCATACCACCCCTGCCAGCACCTCAGACTGCCAGTCCAAGTGTCTTTAATGAAAGCTTTGTg CCTTTAAAATCTGATACTATTATTGCTGAGCCGGAAGCAGAAGAAAGTCTGGGTCCTTTAGAGCCACCTTATCCATCTCCTGCTTTTAAAAGGAATTATACCACAATGCTGCTGCAAGGGCATGAAATCTGGAACGATTGGGTGGATCCGTTTTATTTGTACCCACAATTACCTTTTGATACCGTTCTTCCTAGTGATGCAAAATTTCTtg GTTCTGAAATGGGATTCAGACCAATTGGCAAAGGTGCTGgaggtgcaggtaaagaatttagCGAAGCTTTAGGTGGAAATTATCCAAGAGAACAATTTACAATTGTTATGTTGACATATGAACGAGAGCAAGTGCTTATAAATTCTTTGGCTCGGTTGTATGGTTTGCCATATTTAAATAAAGTGCTAATAGTGTGGAATAGTCCAAAACCACCCATGGAAGACCTAAAATGGCCTGATATTGGAGTTCCAATTCAT GTAATCAAGGCTCCACGGAATAGTTTGAACAATAGGTTTCTTCCATTTGATGCTATCGAAACTGAAGCTGTTCTTTCAGTAGACGATGACGCTCATTTACGACACGATGAAATTATGTTTGGATTCAGAGTGTGGAGAGAGCACCGAGATCGTGTGGTTGGATTTCCCGGTCGTTTCCATGCATGGGACCAGAATTATCACAATGCGTGGAACTATAATTCTAATTATTCCTGCGAATTATCAATGGTTTTAACTGGTGCCGCATTCATTCATAAACACTATACATATCTTTATACACACTGGTTACCGCAAGCAATACGCGACAAGGTTGATGAATATATGAACTGTGAAGATATTGCTATGAACTTTCTGATATCTCATCTCACAAGAAAACCACCTGTTAAG GTTACATCGCGTTGGACTTTTAGATGTCCTGGATGTCCAGTTTCTCTTTCTGAAGATGATACTCATTTTCAAGAAAGGCACAAATGCATCAATTTCTTCTCTCAG GTCTTTGGATACATGCCTCTCTTAAACACTCAATATCGAGCTGATtcgatattatttaaaacgaGAATTCCACATGATaaacaaaaatgttttaaatttatataa